DNA from Verrucomicrobiaceae bacterium:
AACTCCCGCCAAGTCATGGGCACCGCCGTCGTCTGCGGCATGACCATCGCCACGCTCATCGGCATCTTCGTCATCCCCGCCTGCTACGGCTTCATCATGTGGCTCAGCGGCGCAGGCAAAAAACCGTCACAACCACTCAGCGCATGAATCGCACTCTTTTCATTCCCCTCATCACCACGCTATTCGCGAGCTGCGCCGCCGTCGGCCCGAACTACTCACGGCCCTACGCTGGTGAGCCATCCACCTTCCGTTTTGGTAGTAATAAATACGGTCGCAGCCTCGGCGATCTCGATTGGCGCAGTGTTTTCAAAGATGCGGCTCTGCGCCAACTCATCGACGAAGCCCTCGCGAACAATCTCGACCTCGCCGCTGCCTCCGCCCGCGTCATCCAGGCCCAGGCAAACCTCGCCGCCGTGCGCTCACGCTTTCTGCCCACCATCGGCGCGGGCTACAACTACAGTCACAGCGAGGTCTCACGCGACATCTCGCTTTCGAAGTTCAACTCCCCCAGCCTTTTCGACACACAAAGCCACAGCATCGGCATCACACTGCTCGATTACGAAGCTGACTTCTGGGGCAAAATCCGCCGCGCCGCCGAATCCGCCCGCGCCAAGCTCCTCGCCACGGAAGAAGGCCGCCGCATGGTGCAGGTCGGCCTCATCGCAGGCATCGCCACCGCCTACGTCTCGCTGCGCGAGCAGGATCACGAGCTCTCCATCGCCACACGCACGCGCGAGGCCCGCGTGAAGTCGCTCGAACTCCTCACGCAAAAACAAAAAGCCGGACAAGGCCCGCTCACCGATGTCGAACAAGGCCAAGTGCTCATCGCCGAGGCCGATGTCGCCATACGCACCATCGAAAAACAAATCGCCCTGCTGGAAAACCAGCTCAGCACCCTCGCAGGCCGTCCGCCCGGCTCCATTCGCCGTGGCACCGCCTTCAGCGGCACCCAACTCGTCGCGCACATCCCCGCTGGCCTGCCCTCCGATCTTCTCAATCGCCGACCCGACATCCGCGCTAGCGAGCAACTGCTCATCGCCGCCACAGCCGACATCGGCGTCGCACAAGCGCAGCTCCTTCCCAGCTTCACCCTCACCACCAGCGTCGGATTGCGCAGCAAAGAGCTCGGCGACCTCTTCACCAATCCCACCAAGCTCTGGCAAATCGGCCCCGCCGTGAACGTGCCCATCTTCACCGGAGGCCGACTCCGCGCCGCAATCATGGGCAGCAAAGCCGCCCGCGATGAAGCCGAAGCCGACTACCGCAAAACCGTCCTGCAAAGCCTGCGCGAAGTCTCCGACGCCCTCATCAGCCGCCAAAAAAGCGCTGGAGTGCATGAGGCGCAGTCCCGCGTCGTCACCGCCCGCCAGTCCGCCCTCGGTCTCATCCGCCAGCGCTACGACAACGGCGTCGCCGCCTACCTCGAAGTCCTCTACAACGACCAACAACTCTTCGCCGCCGAGATCTCCCAAGCCCGCGCCAAGCTCGAAGAACTCCTCTCCACCATCGACCTCTACCGCGCCCTCGGCGGCGGTTATGATAAAGCGAGCGTGCCAGACTTTGCCAAAAACCCAGCTCCTCCACCAGCCAAACGGCGCTGGCTTCCGTGGAAGTCTTCAGAATGAAGAGTGGGCAAAGAGAGTGATGAAACACTTCTCTTAGCACCACTCTTTTTCGATCAAGCAAACCGCCCCGTGCTGCTGCCGAACGAATCGGTCTCCACGCCCATCTTCTGGGCGATATCGACGAACAGGTTGCACAACGGCACCTTGTTGATGCCTTCGCGGGGCACCTCGCGGAATTCGCCGTGCCTGTAGCCGCCACCAGCGAGGAGGATGGGCAGGTCGGAGTTCTTGTGAGAGTTGCCATCGCCCATGCCGCTGCCGAAAAGCACGGTCGTGGAGTCTAGCAGCGTGCGCTCGCCGTCGTTCATCTTGGCCAGGCGGGCCACGAACTTGCCGAAGTGCTCGATCTGATACGTCTCCAGCTTGATGAGGTCGGCGATGGCTTCGGCGTCGTTGCCGTGATGGGAGAGGCCGTGCCAGTCCTTCTTGATGCCGAGGTGCTGCGGCATGAAATCGCCGCCGATCTCCAGCGTTGCAATGCGGGTGCTGTCCGTCTGCAAAGCGAGAGCGATCATCTCATAGAGCAGTGGCATGTCCTCGACGGCGTTGCGGTTGGCGGGCTTGTCGAAGGGCGCTTTGGGCTTCGGCTGATGCGTCCACTTTTGGCGCAGTTCGAGGCGCTTCTCCACATCCCGCACGGAGGTCAGATACTCGTCGAGCTTGTCTTTATCCTCCTTGTTCACCTGCTTGGAGAGGCGGTTTGCTTCCTCCAGCACGGAATCGAGGATGGAGGCCTCCACCTGGTTTTCTTGTGCACGGCGTGCCTGACGCTCTTTGGAGTCGGTGACGAAGATTTTCTCGAAAAGCTCCGCCGGATTCGTCACCGGCGGCACACGCACGCCCGACTTCGTCCATGAAATCTGGCAGCCGCCATGGATGCCGCCTTCCGAGCCGACCGTGAGTGCGGGAAACCGTGTCTGAAAGCCGATTTCGTCCGCGAGGTATTGATCGATGGTCACATTGCCCTCGGGCCGGTTTTGCGCCTCGGAGTGCAGCACGCCGGAAAGGAAGGAATGCACCGCGAAATGGCCGCCCTTCACGCCGTGGTCGAGCCCGCGAAAGACCGTCATGTGATCGCGAATCTCCGCCAGAGGCCCCAGCAGCGTCGTCTTCTCGTAATTGCGGCCCTGCGTGGTCGGAAACAGGCTTTTCGTCTGGTAGCCGAGCAGGTTGCCGATGGCGACAAAGCGCCGCGCACCCATGCCTGCGCCTTTGGCGGCCTTAACCGCTCCTTTGGCCTGGAGCGATGACATGCCCGGTAGCGCCAGTGTGGCACCGAGGGAGCTGAGGAGGAAATGACGACGATTCATGAAGGGTGTTTGGGGGGGGGCGATGAAACGATCTGGAGGCCCATTTTGTTGCAGCAGATGGCGGGCCTACTATGCCCCGCTTTGCTCTGCTCGAAAATCGGCAAAAGGCTCTCTCTATCTAGTTTGCAGCGGCTGGAGCTCGATCTTGCGAAACCACACCGGCTGGCCCTCGGCTTGTAGCGCGATGTGGCCGTAGCTGAGCTTCACATCGCCACCAGCGGCGGTGATGTCGCTCGCGGGTGCGATGGTGCAGGACGGATCGAGCACCGGATGCTCGTAGCGCAGGACCTCGACTCCGTTGATGCGGTGGATGATCATGTCATGGCCGCGCACCTCCATTTCCGCCTGCACCCATTCCTCCGCCGGAAAGGTGGGCGAGCTCGATTTGGCGATGTGTTTCGTGAAAAGCTGCCCCTCCATCTCCACATGCGTGCCCGGCGTGCACAGATTGCCCGTGGGTCGCGGCCCCTTGCCTTCATCGGCGAGGAACTGCATCTCCAGGCTGGATGGGAATCCCTGATCGAAGCGCATGCTCTGCGGCGGCTGCGCGTGCAGCATCACGCCGCTGTTGAGGTTCACATACTTCGGCGCATCCGCCATCATCGTGCCCGTGAAGCGATACTCCATG
Protein-coding regions in this window:
- a CDS encoding DUF1552 domain-containing protein yields the protein MNRRHFLLSSLGATLALPGMSSLQAKGAVKAAKGAGMGARRFVAIGNLLGYQTKSLFPTTQGRNYEKTTLLGPLAEIRDHMTVFRGLDHGVKGGHFAVHSFLSGVLHSEAQNRPEGNVTIDQYLADEIGFQTRFPALTVGSEGGIHGGCQISWTKSGVRVPPVTNPAELFEKIFVTDSKERQARRAQENQVEASILDSVLEEANRLSKQVNKEDKDKLDEYLTSVRDVEKRLELRQKWTHQPKPKAPFDKPANRNAVEDMPLLYEMIALALQTDSTRIATLEIGGDFMPQHLGIKKDWHGLSHHGNDAEAIADLIKLETYQIEHFGKFVARLAKMNDGERTLLDSTTVLFGSGMGDGNSHKNSDLPILLAGGGYRHGEFREVPREGINKVPLCNLFVDIAQKMGVETDSFGSSTGRFA
- a CDS encoding efflux transporter outer membrane subunit, which encodes MNRTLFIPLITTLFASCAAVGPNYSRPYAGEPSTFRFGSNKYGRSLGDLDWRSVFKDAALRQLIDEALANNLDLAAASARVIQAQANLAAVRSRFLPTIGAGYNYSHSEVSRDISLSKFNSPSLFDTQSHSIGITLLDYEADFWGKIRRAAESARAKLLATEEGRRMVQVGLIAGIATAYVSLREQDHELSIATRTREARVKSLELLTQKQKAGQGPLTDVEQGQVLIAEADVAIRTIEKQIALLENQLSTLAGRPPGSIRRGTAFSGTQLVAHIPAGLPSDLLNRRPDIRASEQLLIAATADIGVAQAQLLPSFTLTTSVGLRSKELGDLFTNPTKLWQIGPAVNVPIFTGGRLRAAIMGSKAARDEAEADYRKTVLQSLREVSDALISRQKSAGVHEAQSRVVTARQSALGLIRQRYDNGVAAYLEVLYNDQQLFAAEISQARAKLEELLSTIDLYRALGGGYDKASVPDFAKNPAPPPAKRRWLPWKSSE
- a CDS encoding DUF1080 domain-containing protein encodes the protein MRLILCFLSLFILCNGISSHAEEPKWIPLFNGKDLTGWTIKIAKRPLGENFANTFRVEDGILKVSYDGYEKFDQQYGHLFTNLPYSHYILRMEYRFTGTMMADAPKYVNLNSGVMLHAQPPQSMRFDQGFPSSLEMQFLADEGKGPRPTGNLCTPGTHVEMEGQLFTKHIAKSSSPTFPAEEWVQAEMEVRGHDMIIHRINGVEVLRYEHPVLDPSCTIAPASDITAAGGDVKLSYGHIALQAEGQPVWFRKIELQPLQTR